One Fuerstiella marisgermanici DNA window includes the following coding sequences:
- the bshB1 gene encoding bacillithiol biosynthesis deacetylase BshB1 encodes MEPLDLLVVAPHPDDAEISVGGIIAASRAQGMRVGVVELTSGEPTPHGTPELRRAETAEATRVLDLTWRQNLNLPNRSLQPTLEARGRLAEVFRATRPQIILAPYWQDAHPDHTAASSLCDDARFWSKLSRSDMQGDPFWPPMLLHYFSIHLRIHPAASIVLDVTPHIETKMAAVKAYNSQLIQGRSTEHPTVIDDIRDRARYWGWTIGKGYAEPLVNREQIGIESLSHLL; translated from the coding sequence ATGGAACCACTCGACCTGCTGGTCGTCGCACCTCACCCGGATGACGCAGAAATCAGCGTGGGAGGGATCATTGCCGCTTCACGAGCTCAGGGAATGCGGGTCGGCGTCGTCGAACTTACCAGCGGCGAACCCACGCCGCACGGAACTCCGGAACTCCGTCGCGCAGAAACTGCCGAAGCCACCAGAGTACTGGACCTGACATGGCGGCAGAATCTGAACCTGCCCAATCGCAGCCTGCAACCGACGCTGGAAGCGCGCGGGCGGTTGGCCGAAGTCTTTCGAGCGACTCGACCGCAAATCATTCTGGCTCCGTATTGGCAGGACGCTCACCCCGATCACACAGCCGCGAGCAGCTTGTGTGACGATGCGCGATTCTGGTCCAAGCTAAGCCGGTCGGACATGCAGGGAGATCCCTTCTGGCCTCCAATGCTGCTGCACTATTTCAGCATTCACCTTCGCATACACCCAGCCGCTTCAATCGTTCTGGATGTGACGCCACACATCGAAACGAAAATGGCCGCGGTGAAGGCGTACAACAGTCAGCTCATTCAAGGCCGCAGTACGGAACACCCCACGGTAATTGACGACATCCGTGATCGAGCTCGTTACTGGGGCTGGACAATCGGCAAAGGCTACGCCGAACCTCTGGTTAACCGTGAGCAGATCGGGATCGAAAGCCTAAGCCACCTGCTTTAA
- a CDS encoding sigma 54-interacting transcriptional regulator translates to MTAAAHDEFSEEDGSTPKTKQAFLLTWDGSSWRDVVRLRYDQVVTIGRSTTNKLVLHDDSCSRNHCEVFYSAGQWKLRDLDSRNGTIIGERTIKGDADLNKGDIIAIGHCRLAFTNDLESQPPTPPVSASGMDRETSPAASEAAEHPAILHRSSEPGFLAIGGDGASQTSGRTELARLYRLGLEMGAAQTRQQLTDVVLSNIASETVADISAVLLKGPDAPDNPAPADLLVMAYDSRRDLPYRRVSDNLSRVVLSGKEAVLARDVGQDRQLAVFDSLGEMRAESVICAPIHCDDRVRGLIHLYATNPDNPLDRDDLEYTVAVARQFALALDHLNERDSLRTGLNQARNENKSLRQQLGDDVQLIGNSAAMADLKDRTELIAETDANVLIRGESGCGKELIARTIHLKSPRRDGPFICMNCAALNESLLESELFGHEKGAFTGATERKTGRFEQADQGTLFLDEIGEMSSAIQAKFLRVLEGHPFERVGGHKPVEVDVRIVAATNRNLEEAVEDGDFRKDLYFRLHVAELVALPLRERTQDIPVLANFFLKKFVDKTGRMITGFTDEALQVLNDYQWPGNVRELQNTIERTVILCRNEVVRAADIQLSTLSARLSPAAATDGRPSREFQEESLADVERGHILATLDYTDWNKSRAAQILGIERSTLDRKLKRYHVSRPD, encoded by the coding sequence ATGACCGCCGCGGCTCACGACGAGTTCTCAGAAGAAGATGGTTCGACACCGAAAACCAAACAGGCCTTCCTGTTGACATGGGACGGTTCGTCGTGGCGCGACGTCGTTCGCCTGCGGTATGACCAGGTTGTCACCATTGGTCGATCAACAACAAATAAGCTGGTTCTGCACGACGATTCCTGCAGCCGAAACCATTGCGAAGTGTTTTATTCGGCCGGGCAGTGGAAACTACGTGACCTCGACAGCCGCAATGGAACCATTATTGGTGAACGAACAATCAAGGGTGATGCCGACCTGAACAAGGGCGACATCATCGCCATTGGACATTGTCGCTTAGCCTTTACGAACGACCTCGAATCACAACCGCCGACTCCGCCGGTGTCCGCTTCCGGAATGGATCGCGAAACATCGCCCGCCGCGTCCGAAGCGGCGGAACACCCAGCGATCCTGCATCGATCGTCCGAACCCGGATTTCTGGCAATCGGCGGCGACGGAGCATCGCAGACAAGCGGCCGCACTGAACTGGCTCGGCTATATCGCCTCGGGCTTGAAATGGGGGCCGCTCAAACCCGTCAACAGTTGACCGACGTTGTGCTGTCAAACATTGCTTCAGAAACAGTCGCTGACATTTCTGCCGTTCTGCTAAAGGGCCCAGACGCCCCCGACAACCCGGCACCGGCTGACTTGTTGGTCATGGCCTATGACAGCCGCCGAGACTTGCCGTACCGTCGCGTGTCCGACAATTTGTCTCGCGTCGTTCTATCCGGCAAAGAGGCGGTGCTGGCTCGAGACGTCGGTCAGGACCGGCAGCTTGCGGTCTTCGACAGCCTTGGCGAAATGCGAGCGGAAAGTGTCATCTGTGCGCCGATCCACTGTGACGATCGCGTAAGAGGACTCATTCATCTGTACGCGACGAATCCTGACAACCCGTTGGACCGGGACGATTTGGAATACACCGTCGCGGTCGCTCGCCAATTTGCACTGGCACTTGACCATTTGAATGAACGCGACTCTTTGAGGACCGGCCTGAACCAGGCTCGCAACGAAAACAAATCGCTGCGACAGCAACTGGGAGACGACGTCCAACTAATCGGCAACAGTGCCGCGATGGCAGACCTGAAAGACAGGACTGAGTTGATTGCGGAAACAGATGCCAACGTTCTGATTCGCGGTGAAAGCGGGTGCGGCAAGGAACTGATCGCTCGCACCATTCACCTAAAGAGTCCACGGCGGGATGGCCCCTTCATTTGCATGAACTGCGCGGCACTCAACGAAAGCCTGTTGGAGAGCGAGTTATTCGGGCACGAGAAGGGAGCGTTCACGGGGGCTACGGAAAGAAAAACCGGTCGCTTCGAACAGGCGGACCAGGGGACTCTGTTCCTGGACGAAATCGGAGAAATGAGCTCCGCTATCCAGGCTAAATTCCTGCGTGTCTTGGAAGGCCACCCGTTCGAACGCGTGGGTGGTCACAAACCGGTGGAAGTCGACGTCCGCATCGTAGCCGCGACCAACCGTAACCTTGAGGAAGCTGTAGAAGATGGTGACTTCCGCAAAGATCTCTACTTCCGTCTGCATGTGGCCGAACTGGTCGCGCTGCCGTTGCGAGAACGTACTCAGGATATCCCTGTGCTGGCCAACTTCTTCCTGAAGAAATTCGTCGACAAAACAGGCCGAATGATTACGGGATTCACAGACGAAGCCCTGCAGGTGTTGAACGACTACCAATGGCCAGGAAACGTACGTGAATTACAGAATACGATTGAAAGAACTGTGATCCTGTGTCGTAATGAGGTCGTTCGGGCGGCCGACATTCAACTGTCGACACTGTCCGCACGGTTGTCTCCTGCGGCGGCCACAGACGGCAGGCCCAGCCGTGAGTTCCAGGAAGAATCGCTGGCTGATGTCGAGCGAGGTCACATTCTGGCGACGCTGGATTACACAGACTGGAACAAGTCGCGGGCAGCCCAGATTCTGGGCATTGAGCGTTCTACACTGGACCGAAAACTGAAGCGGTATCACGTGTCAAGACCAGACTGA
- the pheS gene encoding phenylalanine--tRNA ligase subunit alpha yields the protein MELDILKAFNDYFDDAKAAMLNAASEADLEQARIEFLGQKKGKLRNLQALVGKAPKEEKPLVGKKFNEVRTEVTALLEARQQELSTASSSDAVSDFDPTLPGHPPTIGNLHPITKTITQFREIMGRFGFTVVEGPEIEDERHNFDALNIPNDHPARDPLDNFYVATAKATAGGPILLRSQTSTVQIRTMEQVKPPVRIVSLGRVYRPDTMDATHSCMFHQMEGLMVDTDVTMAQLKTVLSLFARSFLGPDVEIRFRPSFFPFTEPSVEVDMKWGDSWMEIGGAGMVDPNVFKAVGYDPDKVSGFAFGLGIERFCMKNYEVDDIRRFYENDVRFLNQF from the coding sequence GTGGAATTGGACATTCTGAAAGCCTTCAACGATTACTTCGACGACGCCAAAGCGGCCATGTTGAACGCTGCGTCAGAAGCAGATCTGGAACAGGCGCGGATTGAATTTTTGGGCCAGAAAAAGGGCAAGCTGCGAAACCTGCAAGCATTGGTCGGCAAAGCGCCCAAAGAAGAAAAACCGCTGGTCGGCAAGAAGTTTAATGAGGTTCGGACGGAAGTAACCGCGCTGCTGGAGGCTCGCCAGCAGGAACTGTCAACGGCCAGCAGCAGCGATGCGGTCAGCGACTTCGACCCCACTTTGCCCGGCCATCCACCGACGATCGGTAATCTGCATCCGATTACGAAGACGATCACTCAGTTCCGCGAGATCATGGGGCGGTTCGGCTTTACGGTTGTTGAAGGGCCGGAGATTGAAGATGAACGACACAACTTCGACGCGTTGAACATCCCCAACGACCACCCCGCTCGTGACCCACTGGACAACTTCTACGTGGCGACAGCGAAGGCAACCGCGGGAGGTCCGATTCTTCTTCGCAGCCAGACATCAACGGTGCAGATCCGAACGATGGAACAGGTGAAGCCGCCGGTTCGCATCGTGTCGCTGGGCCGCGTTTATCGACCGGACACCATGGACGCGACTCATTCGTGCATGTTCCACCAGATGGAAGGCCTGATGGTGGATACGGACGTCACGATGGCTCAGCTGAAAACTGTTCTCAGTCTGTTCGCCCGATCGTTTCTTGGGCCGGACGTGGAGATTCGCTTTCGGCCGTCGTTCTTCCCGTTTACCGAACCATCGGTGGAAGTCGACATGAAGTGGGGCGATTCGTGGATGGAAATCGGCGGTGCGGGGATGGTCGATCCAAACGTGTTCAAAGCAGTCGGCTATGACCCGGACAAGGTCAGCGGTTTCGCGTTTGGGCTGGGGATCGAACGCTTCTGTATGAAGAACTATGAAGTCGACGACATTCGAAGGTTTTACGAAAACGACGTGCGTTTCCTGAATCAGTTCTAA
- the rplT gene encoding 50S ribosomal protein L20: MRVRYGKARRRSKKRLFKEAKGNFGGRSKLLRTVKETVIRSRVYAYRDRRVRKRMFRQLWITRLTAACRERGISYSQFINGLKVANLELNRKTLSDLAVLYPQVFDEVVEQVKAAKAAA, from the coding sequence ATGCGTGTCAGATACGGAAAAGCCCGACGTCGTTCGAAGAAGCGACTGTTTAAGGAAGCTAAAGGTAACTTTGGGGGTCGCAGCAAGCTGTTGCGAACTGTCAAAGAAACCGTCATTCGTAGCCGAGTGTACGCCTACCGTGACCGGCGGGTTCGTAAGCGTATGTTCCGCCAGTTGTGGATCACTCGCCTGACGGCTGCGTGCCGCGAACGAGGCATCTCCTACTCACAATTCATCAACGGCCTAAAGGTCGCAAACCTGGAACTGAACCGCAAGACGCTCAGCGACCTGGCAGTTCTGTATCCTCAGGTGTTTGACGAAGTTGTAGAACAAGTGAAAGCGGCCAAAGCAGCTGCTTAA
- the rpmI gene encoding 50S ribosomal protein L35, with protein MPKQKTHKGMKRRFKITASGKAKHRSAFRGHLLSGKSAKQKRRLRNSGIVDGKDAKNIIEALRPSL; from the coding sequence ATGCCTAAGCAAAAAACTCATAAAGGGATGAAGCGTCGGTTCAAAATCACGGCGTCAGGAAAAGCGAAGCATCGCAGCGCTTTTCGTGGACATCTCTTAAGCGGCAAGTCCGCCAAACAAAAGCGACGACTACGCAATAGTGGAATTGTGGACGGCAAAGACGCAAAGAACATTATTGAAGCTCTGCGGCCGTCGCTGTAG
- a CDS encoding carboxypeptidase-like regulatory domain-containing protein gives MKNNQGIRLAAVAVTAMVLPLNAAEPNSTATHSAPLVDVALAPGGELVGVILGSDGLPIANAFVQVLHQRSIVANVKTDAQGRCRIQGLRSGVHVVRTSQSQQTCRFWTAEAAPPRAKRGIVLAGSNSVIRGQCGCSQCCPSECTIAIPCGEVAYGESTCGEGCDEASGFGGGGLLANTSRSTLVGIGLFAGAAVAVGTSVSDRNSALRSPPTPASP, from the coding sequence ATGAAGAACAACCAGGGAATCCGACTTGCTGCTGTTGCTGTGACTGCCATGGTCTTGCCGCTGAACGCGGCGGAACCGAATTCAACCGCCACGCATTCAGCACCATTGGTCGATGTGGCTCTGGCACCGGGCGGCGAATTAGTCGGAGTCATTCTGGGCAGTGACGGATTGCCAATCGCGAATGCATTTGTGCAGGTGCTCCACCAGCGGTCCATTGTAGCGAACGTCAAGACGGATGCTCAGGGTCGTTGCCGAATTCAGGGACTTCGAAGCGGCGTCCATGTGGTCAGAACGAGCCAGTCGCAGCAAACCTGCCGGTTCTGGACGGCCGAGGCGGCGCCTCCTCGGGCGAAACGAGGGATCGTTCTGGCGGGCAGTAATTCGGTGATTCGCGGCCAATGCGGCTGCAGTCAGTGCTGTCCTTCCGAATGCACCATCGCTATTCCGTGCGGAGAGGTTGCGTATGGCGAATCGACGTGTGGCGAAGGTTGCGACGAAGCCAGCGGATTTGGTGGAGGCGGATTATTGGCCAATACAAGTCGCAGCACCCTGGTTGGCATCGGGCTTTTTGCCGGAGCAGCAGTGGCTGTTGGCACATCAGTGTCAGACCGAAACTCCGCGTTGCGATCACCGCCGACACCCGCGAGTCCCTAA
- a CDS encoding secretin N-terminal domain-containing protein, protein MRRHGFLAIAAASIAACCAWLFSHNHQLDASEEQPGSFREAFGSRESHPEPVEDSSGIRLNYFEAPWERVLNSVAEQAELTLVMDKVPHGRYARRDRTKYQTESVIRILNKELEAQGFRLIHQGNFLIVLKLDQARTRYARPVLNEWQGDSAGNPQTAAESFRQGRSPFHQTGARSEENGPRVAWASQQAAAKPGSGQQTGADGVPQPRGQQFGTKVTPAQQDAPAEPQVDEGPPILKTITVKNAKAADVARSIYLVFESRAELIREGLHGLPTFVVHASEDEEEGTPPLFRIGIDQPNSELVLEATKNRVTHLAKLVAEMDKPKQDDAESLKLVQSKGVSNVTAKELNEQIHRMVAMRAQQGNQPPAGQGAGVQPSSDVSTSEDGSLNLRGEVNVQAMQDLGILILKGNEADVEKVQKIIQQLEEMSVGSLPSIHLLSLQYVNSEAMAELLTTVYEQLSELRQRGSNDDRKAAAFIPIVQPNSILILAPAIERESILELANELDRQTDPNAEFRVFSLRNAIASQVATSVEGFYDEREGLGIRVRVVADVRTNSVIVQGRQNDLDEVAKLIEKLDVDEPGAVHRVEVVQLKNATAEELSETINAAIQAVTNPPQQTGGAGGGFGAGNTGAQELRDGKSVALEFLAANNGGRDLLRSGILADVRINPDIRSNTLIVSAPEASMPLLIALISSLDQEPTAVAEIKVFALENADATQSVELLTAMLENQNQEDQVGVQIAGTEGSSSSLIPVQFVADVRTNTVLAVGGAEALGVVEAILLRLDTTESRQRRTTVIQLQNIQASNVSLAIENYLTQQQTLRDSSEGLVSNIERLRQEVIVAPDDDTNSLIVEASPEYFDQIVEIITQLDSKRPQVYIQALMVEVQLDNTDEFGVELGFQDPLLFSRSILQSAESLVTTNNITQAANGQQIQETIIQSRNPTPGFNFNNTNNALGNNSGTGTNPGSVATQGISNFSLGRQNGDLGFGGFVFSAQSDAVSVLVRALAARRTVHVLSRPQILATHNNTASIEVGQEVPVVDGVTTNVTSISPNITQRNVGIILEVTPRINTDGTISMDVYAEKSALAPGGVPVFTDTTTGNVIESVIIDSAIADTVVSVPNGQTIVIGGMITKSDETLERKVPWLGDLPLIGSAFRYDGTNTARTELLIFLTPRVIYGDADSELVKQVEAERMHFIESEAEEIHGPLYSVPGNNHEYLIPDSIQHMGQPIPQQMGVPMQHQMNAPIQAEPVMEVPPESVAVPPQTKAQLPQIQSGTSPQRTQLPPTTSMQEASQKQIQQTSSVGTNDQAPSTVIQAGSDATDSGDSAGGEIKKTSWVKRMLRREK, encoded by the coding sequence GTGAGACGTCATGGCTTTCTTGCGATTGCCGCTGCTAGTATTGCAGCGTGCTGTGCCTGGTTGTTTAGCCACAACCACCAACTGGATGCTTCTGAAGAGCAGCCCGGATCATTTCGCGAAGCCTTCGGTTCGCGCGAAAGTCACCCGGAGCCCGTCGAAGACAGCAGTGGTATTCGGCTGAACTATTTCGAAGCTCCCTGGGAACGCGTGCTAAACAGCGTTGCCGAACAGGCGGAGTTAACGCTCGTGATGGATAAAGTTCCTCACGGCCGTTATGCGCGCCGGGATCGGACGAAGTATCAAACCGAATCTGTGATTCGAATTCTTAACAAAGAACTCGAAGCGCAGGGATTTCGGCTGATCCATCAGGGCAACTTTCTGATCGTGCTCAAGCTCGATCAGGCTCGCACACGCTACGCTCGGCCCGTGTTGAACGAATGGCAGGGCGACAGCGCAGGCAATCCGCAAACCGCTGCCGAAAGCTTTCGACAGGGGCGTTCGCCATTTCATCAGACCGGTGCTCGGTCTGAAGAAAACGGTCCGCGAGTCGCATGGGCTTCTCAGCAAGCCGCCGCCAAGCCTGGTTCAGGTCAGCAAACCGGAGCCGACGGCGTGCCTCAACCACGCGGTCAGCAATTCGGTACGAAAGTCACGCCTGCTCAACAGGATGCACCGGCCGAACCCCAAGTGGACGAAGGTCCGCCCATTCTAAAAACGATCACCGTTAAAAATGCGAAAGCAGCTGATGTTGCTCGGTCCATCTATCTTGTCTTTGAATCGCGAGCCGAACTGATCCGCGAAGGATTGCATGGGCTGCCCACGTTTGTGGTGCATGCGTCTGAAGACGAAGAAGAAGGCACTCCGCCGCTGTTCCGTATTGGCATCGATCAGCCCAACAGCGAACTCGTGCTGGAAGCGACTAAGAACCGCGTCACGCACCTCGCAAAGCTTGTCGCCGAAATGGACAAGCCGAAGCAGGACGATGCGGAATCGTTGAAGCTGGTTCAAAGCAAGGGCGTTTCGAACGTCACCGCCAAAGAACTGAACGAGCAGATTCACCGTATGGTGGCGATGCGAGCTCAGCAGGGTAATCAGCCGCCAGCCGGTCAGGGTGCTGGTGTTCAACCGTCGAGTGACGTGTCGACCAGCGAAGACGGTTCACTGAATCTTCGCGGCGAAGTTAACGTGCAGGCGATGCAGGACCTTGGCATCCTGATCCTGAAGGGTAACGAAGCTGATGTCGAAAAAGTTCAGAAGATCATTCAGCAGCTGGAAGAAATGAGTGTCGGTTCACTGCCCAGCATTCATTTGTTGTCGCTGCAATACGTCAATTCTGAAGCGATGGCTGAACTGCTGACGACGGTTTACGAACAACTTTCTGAACTGCGTCAACGAGGCAGCAACGATGATCGCAAGGCAGCCGCCTTCATCCCGATCGTGCAGCCTAACTCCATTCTGATTCTGGCACCGGCGATTGAACGAGAGTCCATTCTGGAACTCGCCAATGAGCTCGATCGCCAGACCGACCCGAATGCGGAATTCCGCGTGTTCAGCCTGCGGAATGCCATTGCATCTCAGGTCGCCACCTCTGTTGAGGGGTTCTATGACGAACGCGAAGGTCTGGGCATTCGTGTTCGAGTTGTGGCCGACGTTCGAACCAACTCAGTGATCGTACAGGGGCGACAAAACGACCTCGACGAAGTGGCGAAGCTGATCGAAAAACTGGATGTCGACGAGCCCGGTGCTGTTCATCGGGTTGAGGTTGTTCAGCTTAAGAATGCGACCGCTGAAGAGCTTTCAGAAACGATTAACGCCGCCATTCAAGCCGTCACCAACCCGCCACAGCAAACTGGCGGAGCGGGCGGCGGGTTTGGAGCAGGCAACACGGGAGCTCAGGAACTGCGTGACGGCAAGTCGGTCGCGTTGGAGTTCCTGGCCGCCAACAATGGTGGACGTGACCTGCTGCGATCGGGCATTCTGGCCGACGTTCGAATCAACCCGGACATTCGGTCGAACACGCTGATCGTGTCGGCACCGGAAGCCAGCATGCCTCTGTTGATTGCTTTGATCAGTTCACTCGATCAGGAACCAACTGCGGTCGCTGAAATCAAAGTGTTCGCTCTGGAGAACGCAGACGCCACTCAGTCTGTCGAACTTCTGACGGCGATGCTGGAGAATCAGAACCAGGAAGACCAGGTCGGAGTTCAGATTGCGGGCACCGAAGGTTCTTCCAGCAGTCTAATCCCTGTGCAGTTTGTCGCCGATGTTCGCACGAACACTGTGTTGGCAGTTGGCGGAGCGGAAGCACTGGGCGTGGTCGAAGCAATTCTGCTGAGACTGGATACGACCGAATCGCGACAACGACGCACGACAGTCATTCAACTTCAGAACATACAGGCCAGTAACGTTTCTCTGGCGATCGAGAACTACCTGACTCAGCAACAAACATTGCGTGACAGTTCGGAAGGACTGGTCAGCAATATTGAACGACTTCGCCAGGAAGTCATTGTCGCTCCGGATGACGACACGAACTCCCTGATTGTTGAGGCGTCGCCGGAGTATTTCGATCAGATTGTGGAAATCATCACTCAACTGGATTCGAAGCGACCGCAGGTCTACATCCAGGCGTTGATGGTGGAAGTGCAACTGGACAACACCGACGAATTCGGTGTGGAACTGGGCTTCCAGGATCCGCTGCTGTTTAGTCGAAGCATTCTTCAATCTGCTGAAAGTCTGGTAACGACGAACAACATTACTCAGGCGGCAAACGGTCAGCAGATTCAGGAAACGATCATTCAGTCTCGCAACCCGACACCGGGCTTTAACTTTAACAATACCAACAATGCTCTTGGCAACAACAGCGGGACGGGAACTAATCCGGGCAGTGTCGCCACGCAGGGCATCAGCAACTTTTCGCTGGGCCGACAAAATGGCGACCTTGGGTTCGGTGGCTTTGTGTTTTCCGCTCAGTCAGACGCTGTCAGTGTGCTGGTGCGAGCGTTGGCCGCACGACGGACGGTGCACGTTCTGAGTCGGCCTCAGATCCTGGCGACGCATAACAATACCGCTAGTATTGAAGTCGGACAGGAAGTGCCGGTGGTTGATGGCGTCACGACAAACGTGACATCGATCTCGCCGAATATTACGCAAAGAAATGTCGGGATCATTTTGGAAGTCACTCCGAGGATTAACACCGACGGTACAATCAGCATGGATGTCTATGCCGAAAAAAGTGCGTTGGCTCCTGGTGGCGTTCCTGTCTTCACGGACACGACAACCGGCAATGTGATCGAGTCTGTGATTATCGATTCAGCGATCGCTGACACCGTTGTATCTGTTCCCAACGGACAGACGATCGTGATCGGCGGTATGATTACCAAGAGTGACGAAACGCTGGAACGCAAGGTGCCGTGGCTGGGTGACCTGCCGCTGATTGGTAGTGCCTTTCGCTACGATGGCACAAACACGGCTCGCACTGAGTTGCTGATCTTCCTGACGCCACGAGTTATCTATGGCGATGCTGATTCCGAACTGGTGAAGCAGGTGGAAGCCGAACGAATGCACTTCATCGAATCGGAAGCCGAAGAAATCCACGGACCACTGTACAGCGTGCCGGGCAACAATCATGAGTATTTGATTCCGGATTCCATCCAGCACATGGGCCAGCCGATTCCACAACAGATGGGTGTTCCGATGCAGCACCAAATGAACGCACCTATCCAGGCGGAACCCGTCATGGAAGTGCCACCCGAAAGCGTCGCAGTTCCGCCACAGACGAAGGCTCAGTTGCCTCAGATTCAGTCGGGCACTTCACCGCAGCGAACTCAGTTGCCGCCGACTACGTCAATGCAGGAGGCGAGTCAGAAGCAGATTCAGCAAACCAGCAGCGTAGGGACAAACGATCAGGCACCTTCAACAGTGATTCAGGCAGGATCGGACGCCACCGACAGTGGTGATTCGGCAGGTGGCGAAATCAAAAAGACGTCGTGGGTGAAAAGAATGTTAAGGCGCGAAAAGTAG
- a CDS encoding M20/M25/M40 family metallo-hydrolase, translating to MIELQNEAAIDRVMQLMAIPGKSCEEAQVSAWIQDTLKKSGVPATAITSDTAHRRSPAGGEVGNLIVKLKGTVKAPRRLLMAHMDTVPLAVGCKPVRKGDSIRPASRSTALGGDDRSGCAVLLTAISEILRQKLPHPPLTLLFAVQEEIGLRGSRFITASKLGKPELCFNWDGRDPAGLIIAAVGATNLTIGIEGIASHAGVHPENGVNAAVVASLAIADLQKNGWHGLVQQGRNKGTSNVGVVEGGAATNVVMPELKVEAEARSHQPAFRKRIVKEFRKAFEAAVKSTTNAAGKRSKLTFEEDTRYEAFSISEKSDCVTVAKEAVAAAGLTPETCICDGGLDANWMSAHGFPTVTMGCGQHDIHTVDESLDIPEFLDACRIATMLASA from the coding sequence ATGATTGAACTTCAAAATGAGGCTGCTATTGATCGAGTGATGCAGTTGATGGCCATCCCCGGCAAGAGCTGCGAGGAAGCTCAGGTTTCAGCATGGATTCAGGACACACTGAAAAAAAGTGGCGTGCCGGCGACCGCGATCACATCTGATACCGCTCATCGCAGAAGCCCGGCCGGCGGCGAAGTTGGCAACCTGATCGTAAAGCTGAAAGGCACGGTCAAAGCGCCGAGACGTTTACTGATGGCCCACATGGATACAGTTCCGTTGGCCGTCGGCTGTAAGCCCGTCCGCAAAGGCGACAGCATTCGTCCCGCGTCGCGATCCACTGCTCTAGGTGGCGACGATCGGTCCGGCTGTGCGGTATTGCTGACCGCGATTTCAGAGATCCTGCGTCAAAAACTACCGCACCCGCCGCTGACGTTGCTGTTCGCTGTGCAGGAAGAAATCGGTCTGCGCGGGTCACGCTTTATTACGGCCAGTAAGCTCGGCAAGCCAGAGCTGTGTTTTAACTGGGACGGGCGAGATCCTGCTGGTTTGATTATCGCAGCCGTTGGAGCGACCAACCTGACGATTGGCATTGAAGGCATCGCGAGCCACGCGGGCGTACATCCGGAAAATGGAGTGAACGCCGCAGTTGTGGCGTCGCTGGCGATTGCAGACTTGCAGAAAAACGGTTGGCATGGTCTTGTGCAGCAGGGCCGCAATAAGGGCACCAGCAACGTCGGTGTGGTTGAAGGTGGTGCTGCGACCAACGTCGTCATGCCGGAACTGAAGGTTGAAGCCGAAGCACGCAGTCATCAACCTGCCTTTCGCAAACGTATCGTAAAGGAGTTCCGAAAAGCGTTCGAAGCTGCCGTCAAATCAACGACTAACGCGGCAGGTAAACGCAGCAAGCTGACGTTCGAAGAAGACACTCGCTATGAAGCATTCAGCATCAGCGAAAAGTCTGACTGCGTAACAGTTGCAAAAGAAGCCGTTGCGGCTGCGGGGCTGACGCCGGAAACATGCATCTGCGATGGCGGTCTTGATGCCAACTGGATGTCGGCTCACGGGTTTCCCACTGTTACGATGGGCTGCGGCCAGCATGACATTCATACCGTCGACGAATCGCTGGACATCCCTGAGTTTCTTGACGCGTGCCGCATCGCGACCATGCTGGCATCTGCCTGA